The following are encoded together in the Lathyrus oleraceus cultivar Zhongwan6 chromosome 3, CAAS_Psat_ZW6_1.0, whole genome shotgun sequence genome:
- the LOC127128849 gene encoding uncharacterized GPI-anchored protein At1g61900 isoform X3, which produces MGGYQDANYYRGSWCCRLILFVIWLPTFLHVTAQESHADHRRTTSLVELAKEPTSGDSGLFDPIEISPSVIPKVPFPTESVPPMYPIPYVPTRYEPVLTGKCPVNFSRPEISNILDKAAFDCFGPLASLVGNVVCCPQFSSLIHIFQGFFGMKSNNLVLSNAVADHCFSDIVSILASRGANNTIPTLCSIKSSNLTGGSCPVKNDSTFERTVNTSKLVEACRTVDPLKECCRPVCRPAIMDAALQISGRQMMINNDNMAGEMNHTDYLNDCKGVVYSYLSKQLSSEVANKAFRILSACKVNKETQQKILITNKQAIICATQFGSMLRGGGVMTNVYELCDVDLKDFSIQALLAFGVQDAGCLLRSLPGDVIFDNSSGVSFTCDLSDNIAAPWPSSSSFTSLSFCAPEMSLPALPISQSLKNIGCNSAGVGFLLVIFTFFVSIVVLRF; this is translated from the exons ATGGGCGGCTATCAGGATGCTAATTATTATAGAG GTTCTTGGTGCTGTCGGCTAATTTTATTTGTCATCTGGCTTCCTACTTTCTTACATGTGACAGCACAAGAATCACATGCCGACCATAGGCGAACCACTTCACTAGTTGAGTTAGCTAAGGAACCTACTTCTGGAGATTCTGGGCTCTTTGACCCCATAGAAATATCACCTTCCGTCATACCTAAAGTTCCATTTCCCACCGAGTCTGTCCCACCAATGTATCCTATTCCTTATGTCCCAACCAGATATGAACCAGTTTTAACTGGTAAGTGCCCTGTAAACTTTTCGCGACCAGAAATTTCAAATATCCTCGATAAAGCAGCATTTGATTGCTTTGGGCCTTTGGCATCCCTTGTAGGGAATGTCGTATGTTGTCCACAATTTAGTAGCTTAATCCACATCTTCCAGGGTTTCTTTGGCATGAAATCCAATAATCTGGTTTTGTCAAATGCAGTTGCTGATCATTGCTTCTCTGATATTGTTAGTATTCTAGCTAGCAGAGGGGCAAATAATACAATACCCACACTTTGTTCTATTAAATCATCTAATCTTACAGGCGGGTCATGCCCTGTGAAGAATGATTCTACTTTTGAAAGAACAGTAAACACAAGTAAATTAGTTGAGGCCTGTAGAACTGTTGATCCACTTAAAGAGTGTTGCAGACCTGTTTGTCGGCCTGCAATTATGGATGCAGCGCTTCAGATTTCTGGCCGACAAATGATGATAAATAATGACAATATGGCTGGGGAAATGAATCACACTGATTATCTAAATGATTGCAAAGGTGTTGTTTATTCTTATCTTTCCAAACAACTATCATCGGAGGTTGCAAATAAAGCATTCCGGATACTATCTGCCTGCAAAGTCAACAAAG AGACACaacaaaaaatattaattacCAATAAACAAGCTATAATATGTGCAACACAATTTGGATCGATGTTACGTGGAGGTGGGGTGATGACAAATGTTTATGAGCTTTGTGATGTCGATTTGAAAGATTTCAGCATACAAG CTTTGCTAGCATTTGGAGTACAAG ATGCAGGATGTCTACTCCGAAGCTTGCCGGGAGATGTGATATTTGACAATTCATCTGGTGTTAGTTTTACATGTGATTTAAGTGACAATATTGCTGCACCATGGCCCTCATCATCTTCATTTACATCTCTATCATTCTGTGCACCTG AGATGTCATTACCAGCATTACCAATTTCACAGTCATTGAAAAACATTG GTTGTAATTCTGCTGGCGTGGGTTTCCTTCTTGTTATATTTACATTTTTTGTCAGTATTGTTGTACTGAGATTTTAG
- the LOC127128849 gene encoding uncharacterized GPI-anchored protein At1g61900 isoform X2 has protein sequence MGGYQDANYYRGSWCCRLILFVIWLPTFLHVTAQESHADHRRTTSLVELAKEPTSGDSGLFDPIEISPSVIPKVPFPTESVPPMYPIPYVPTRYEPVLTGKCPVNFSRPEISNILDKAAFDCFGPLASLVGNVVCCPQFSSLIHIFQGFFGMKSNNLVLSNAVADHCFSDIVSILASRGANNTIPTLCSIKSSNLTGGSCPVKNDSTFERTVNTSKLVEACRTVDPLKECCRPVCRPAIMDAALQISGRQMMINNDNMAGEMNHTDYLNDCKGVVYSYLSKQLSSEVANKAFRILSACKVNKVCPLTFKEPSDVIAVCKNVAAPSPTCCSSLNTYIAETQQKILITNKQAIICATQFGSMLRGGGVMTNVYELCDVDLKDFSIQALLAFGVQGCLLRSLPGDVIFDNSSGVSFTCDLSDNIAAPWPSSSSFTSLSFCAPEMSLPALPISQSLKNIGCNSAGVGFLLVIFTFFVSIVVLRF, from the exons ATGGGCGGCTATCAGGATGCTAATTATTATAGAG GTTCTTGGTGCTGTCGGCTAATTTTATTTGTCATCTGGCTTCCTACTTTCTTACATGTGACAGCACAAGAATCACATGCCGACCATAGGCGAACCACTTCACTAGTTGAGTTAGCTAAGGAACCTACTTCTGGAGATTCTGGGCTCTTTGACCCCATAGAAATATCACCTTCCGTCATACCTAAAGTTCCATTTCCCACCGAGTCTGTCCCACCAATGTATCCTATTCCTTATGTCCCAACCAGATATGAACCAGTTTTAACTGGTAAGTGCCCTGTAAACTTTTCGCGACCAGAAATTTCAAATATCCTCGATAAAGCAGCATTTGATTGCTTTGGGCCTTTGGCATCCCTTGTAGGGAATGTCGTATGTTGTCCACAATTTAGTAGCTTAATCCACATCTTCCAGGGTTTCTTTGGCATGAAATCCAATAATCTGGTTTTGTCAAATGCAGTTGCTGATCATTGCTTCTCTGATATTGTTAGTATTCTAGCTAGCAGAGGGGCAAATAATACAATACCCACACTTTGTTCTATTAAATCATCTAATCTTACAGGCGGGTCATGCCCTGTGAAGAATGATTCTACTTTTGAAAGAACAGTAAACACAAGTAAATTAGTTGAGGCCTGTAGAACTGTTGATCCACTTAAAGAGTGTTGCAGACCTGTTTGTCGGCCTGCAATTATGGATGCAGCGCTTCAGATTTCTGGCCGACAAATGATGATAAATAATGACAATATGGCTGGGGAAATGAATCACACTGATTATCTAAATGATTGCAAAGGTGTTGTTTATTCTTATCTTTCCAAACAACTATCATCGGAGGTTGCAAATAAAGCATTCCGGATACTATCTGCCTGCAAAGTCAACAAAG TTTGTCCTTTGACTTTTAAGGAGCCTTCAGATGTAATTGCTGTATGTAAGAATGTAGCTGCTCCTAGTCCTACCTGCTGCAGTTCATTAAATACATATATTGCAGAGACACaacaaaaaatattaattacCAATAAACAAGCTATAATATGTGCAACACAATTTGGATCGATGTTACGTGGAGGTGGGGTGATGACAAATGTTTATGAGCTTTGTGATGTCGATTTGAAAGATTTCAGCATACAAG CTTTGCTAGCATTTGGAGTACAAG GATGTCTACTCCGAAGCTTGCCGGGAGATGTGATATTTGACAATTCATCTGGTGTTAGTTTTACATGTGATTTAAGTGACAATATTGCTGCACCATGGCCCTCATCATCTTCATTTACATCTCTATCATTCTGTGCACCTG AGATGTCATTACCAGCATTACCAATTTCACAGTCATTGAAAAACATTG GTTGTAATTCTGCTGGCGTGGGTTTCCTTCTTGTTATATTTACATTTTTTGTCAGTATTGTTGTACTGAGATTTTAG
- the LOC127128845 gene encoding pentatricopeptide repeat-containing protein At2g06000, with amino-acid sequence MTFSSIFTTFRISNTALVTHYHTLKPNKLEAWFVKIVSTLFLRFTNSSDATFSRYVSNHLTPSLTLQIIKRLNNPQLGFSFFQFTKQSLNLSYSFWTYNFLLRSLCQQHQHDSAKLVYHSMRADGLLPDSRLLGFLVSSFAFVDRFDVSKEFLREALCNKVDVNVVVYNNFLNILVKCNRLDDAVSLFRELVRFNFDIDIFTFNILIRGFCVVGEIDEAFRFLNDMRSFGCYPDVVSYNTLIHGLCRINEVDRARDLVREISLRTEFSPNVLSYTIVISGYCKLSKMKEASSIFNEMVTSGAKPSAATFNALIYGFVKAGDMASALGMHKRMIFHGCSPDVVTFTLLIDGYCRVGQLDYGLDLWNEMKARNVSANLYTFSILISAVCRSNRLQEARELLRLLNQSDIVAQPFIYNPVIDGYCKSGRAPEAIGIFYKMLGTGCSPDEVTIRTLSSCLLKSGMPSEAARIKEAVFKSQNTNSYMQQSLY; translated from the exons ATGACATTTTCTTCCATCTTCACCACTTTTCGAATTTCGAATACTGCCCTCGTTACCCATTACCACACTCTTAAACCCAACAAACTCGAAGCATGGTTCGTCAAAATCGTTTCAACGCTCTTTCTTCGATTCACAAACTCATCCGACGCTACATTTTCGCGTTATGTTAGTAACCACTTAACCCCTTCACTTACATTACAAATTATCAAAAGACTAAACAATCCTCAATTAGGTTTCAGCTTTTTCCAGTTCACTAAACAAAGCTTGAACCTTTCTTATTCATTTTGGACTTACAATTTTCTTTTAAGGTCCCTTTGTCAACAACATCAACATGATTCAGCAAAACTTGTTTATCATTCTATGAGGGCTGATGGGTTGTTGCCTGATAGTAGGTTGTTGGGATTTTTGGTTTCTTCTTTTGCATTTGTTGATAGGTTTGATGTTTCCAAGGAGTTTCTTCGGGAAGCTTTGTGTAATAAGGTTGATGTAAATGTTGTTGTTTATAATAACTTTCTTAACATTTTGGTTAAATGTAATAGGTTAGATGATGCTGTTAGTTTGTTTAGGGAGCTTGTTAGATTCAATTTCGATATTGATATATTCACATTCAATATCTTGATTCGAGGTTTTTGCGTTGTTGGAGAAATCGATGAGGCTTTTAGGTTTTTGAATGATATGAGAAGTTTTGGTTGTTATCCTGATGTTGTTAGTTATAATACTCTTATACATGGTTTATGTAGAATAAATGAGGTAGATAGAGCAAGAGATTTAGTGAGAGAGATTAGTTTAAGAACTGAGTTTTCTCCTAATGTTTTGAGTTATACGATTGTGATATCGGGTTATTGCAAATTGAGTAAGATGAAGGAGGCTTCTTCTATTTTCAATGAAATGGTTACGTCTGGAGCTAAGCCTAGTGCGGCTACTTTTAATGCACTTATCTATGGATTTGTTAAGGCAGGTGACATGGCATCTGCACTAGGAATGCATAAGAGGATGATTTTTCATGGTTGTTCTCCTGATGTTGTTACTTTCACTTTGTTAATTGATGGATATTGTCGAGTTGGGCAGTTGGACTATGGTTTGGACCTTTGGAATGAAATGAAAGCGAGAAATGTTTCTGCAAATTTGTATACTTTCTCTATTCTTATTAGTGCTGTGTGCAGGAGCAATAGACTACAAGAAGCTCGTGAGCTTTTGAGACTGTTGAATCAGAGTGACATTGTTGCACAACCATTTATCTACAATCCTGTCATAGATGGATATTGCAAATCCG GAAGAGCACCCGAAGCAATTGGTATCTTTTACAAGATGTTGGGGACCGGTTGTTCGCCAGATGAAGTTACTATTAGAACTTTAAGTTCATGTCTTTTGAAGTCTGGAATGCCTAGTGAAGCTGCCCGCATTAAGGAAGCTGTATTTAAGAGTCAAAACACAAATTCATATATGCAGCAGTCTCTTTATTAA
- the LOC127128849 gene encoding uncharacterized GPI-anchored protein At1g61900 isoform X1 yields MGGYQDANYYRGSWCCRLILFVIWLPTFLHVTAQESHADHRRTTSLVELAKEPTSGDSGLFDPIEISPSVIPKVPFPTESVPPMYPIPYVPTRYEPVLTGKCPVNFSRPEISNILDKAAFDCFGPLASLVGNVVCCPQFSSLIHIFQGFFGMKSNNLVLSNAVADHCFSDIVSILASRGANNTIPTLCSIKSSNLTGGSCPVKNDSTFERTVNTSKLVEACRTVDPLKECCRPVCRPAIMDAALQISGRQMMINNDNMAGEMNHTDYLNDCKGVVYSYLSKQLSSEVANKAFRILSACKVNKVCPLTFKEPSDVIAVCKNVAAPSPTCCSSLNTYIAETQQKILITNKQAIICATQFGSMLRGGGVMTNVYELCDVDLKDFSIQALLAFGVQDAGCLLRSLPGDVIFDNSSGVSFTCDLSDNIAAPWPSSSSFTSLSFCAPEMSLPALPISQSLKNIGCNSAGVGFLLVIFTFFVSIVVLRF; encoded by the exons ATGGGCGGCTATCAGGATGCTAATTATTATAGAG GTTCTTGGTGCTGTCGGCTAATTTTATTTGTCATCTGGCTTCCTACTTTCTTACATGTGACAGCACAAGAATCACATGCCGACCATAGGCGAACCACTTCACTAGTTGAGTTAGCTAAGGAACCTACTTCTGGAGATTCTGGGCTCTTTGACCCCATAGAAATATCACCTTCCGTCATACCTAAAGTTCCATTTCCCACCGAGTCTGTCCCACCAATGTATCCTATTCCTTATGTCCCAACCAGATATGAACCAGTTTTAACTGGTAAGTGCCCTGTAAACTTTTCGCGACCAGAAATTTCAAATATCCTCGATAAAGCAGCATTTGATTGCTTTGGGCCTTTGGCATCCCTTGTAGGGAATGTCGTATGTTGTCCACAATTTAGTAGCTTAATCCACATCTTCCAGGGTTTCTTTGGCATGAAATCCAATAATCTGGTTTTGTCAAATGCAGTTGCTGATCATTGCTTCTCTGATATTGTTAGTATTCTAGCTAGCAGAGGGGCAAATAATACAATACCCACACTTTGTTCTATTAAATCATCTAATCTTACAGGCGGGTCATGCCCTGTGAAGAATGATTCTACTTTTGAAAGAACAGTAAACACAAGTAAATTAGTTGAGGCCTGTAGAACTGTTGATCCACTTAAAGAGTGTTGCAGACCTGTTTGTCGGCCTGCAATTATGGATGCAGCGCTTCAGATTTCTGGCCGACAAATGATGATAAATAATGACAATATGGCTGGGGAAATGAATCACACTGATTATCTAAATGATTGCAAAGGTGTTGTTTATTCTTATCTTTCCAAACAACTATCATCGGAGGTTGCAAATAAAGCATTCCGGATACTATCTGCCTGCAAAGTCAACAAAG TTTGTCCTTTGACTTTTAAGGAGCCTTCAGATGTAATTGCTGTATGTAAGAATGTAGCTGCTCCTAGTCCTACCTGCTGCAGTTCATTAAATACATATATTGCAGAGACACaacaaaaaatattaattacCAATAAACAAGCTATAATATGTGCAACACAATTTGGATCGATGTTACGTGGAGGTGGGGTGATGACAAATGTTTATGAGCTTTGTGATGTCGATTTGAAAGATTTCAGCATACAAG CTTTGCTAGCATTTGGAGTACAAG ATGCAGGATGTCTACTCCGAAGCTTGCCGGGAGATGTGATATTTGACAATTCATCTGGTGTTAGTTTTACATGTGATTTAAGTGACAATATTGCTGCACCATGGCCCTCATCATCTTCATTTACATCTCTATCATTCTGTGCACCTG AGATGTCATTACCAGCATTACCAATTTCACAGTCATTGAAAAACATTG GTTGTAATTCTGCTGGCGTGGGTTTCCTTCTTGTTATATTTACATTTTTTGTCAGTATTGTTGTACTGAGATTTTAG
- the LOC127131808 gene encoding pentatricopeptide repeat-containing protein At2g06000: MRADGLLPDSRLLGFLVSSFAFVDRFDVSKEFLREALCNKVDVNVVVYNNFLNILVKCNRLDDAVSLFRELVRFNFDIDIFTFNILIRGFCVVGEIDEAFRFLNDMRSFGCYPDVVSYNTLIHGLCRINEVDRARDLVREISLRTEFSPNVLSYTIVISGYCKLSKMKEASSIFNEMVTSGAKPSAATFNALIYGFVKAGDMASALGMHKRMLFHGCSPDVVTFTLLIDGYCRVGQLDYGLDLWNEMKARNVSANLYTFSILISVVCRSNRLQEARELLRLLNQSDIVAQPFIYNPVIDGYCKSGNVDEANAIVIDMEKKCKPDKLTFTILIIGHCMKGRAPEAIGIFYKMLGTGCSPDEVTIRTLSSCLLKSGMPSEAARIKEAVFKSQNTNSYMQQSLY; the protein is encoded by the coding sequence ATGAGGGCTGATGGGTTGTTGCCTGATAGTAGGTTGTTGGGATTTTTGGTTTCTTCTTTTGCATTTGTTGATAGGTTTGATGTTTCCAAGGAGTTTCTTCGGGAAGCTTTGTGTAATAAGGTTGATGTAAATGTTGTTGTTTATAATAACTTTCTTAACATTTTGGTTAAATGTAATAGGTTAGATGATGCTGTTAGTTTGTTTAGGGAGCTTGTTAGATTCAATTTCGATATTGATATATTCACATTCAATATCTTGATTCGAGGTTTTTGCGTTGTTGGAGAAATCGATGAGGCTTTTAGGTTTTTGAATGATATGAGAAGTTTTGGTTGTTATCCTGATGTTGTTAGTTATAATACTCTTATACATGGTTTATGTAGAATAAATGAGGTAGATAGAGCAAGAGATTTAGTGAGAGAGATTAGTTTAAGAACTGAGTTTTCTCCTAATGTTTTGAGTTATACGATTGTGATATCGGGTTATTGCAAATTGAGTAAGATGAAGGAGGCTTCTTCTATTTTCAATGAAATGGTTACGTCTGGAGCTAAGCCTAGTGCGGCTACTTTTAATGCACTTATCTATGGATTTGTTAAGGCAGGTGACATGGCATCTGCACTAGGAATGCATAAGAGGATGCTTTTTCATGGTTGTTCTCCTGATGTTGTTACTTTCACTTTGTTAATTGATGGATATTGCCGAGTTGGGCAGTTGGACTATGGTTTGGACCTTTGGAATGAAATGAAAGCGAGAAATGTTTCTGCAAATTTGTATACTTTCTCTATTCTTATTAGTGTTGTGTGCAGGAGCAATAGACTACAAGAAGCTCGTGAGCTTTTGAGACTGTTGAATCAGAGTGACATTGTTGCACAACCATTTATCTACAATCCTGTCATAGATGGATATTGCAAATCCGGTAATGTTGATGAAGCTAATGCAATTGTCATAGATATGGAGAAGAAATGCAAACCGGATAAACTGACATTTACTATTCTTATTATTGGTCATTGTATGAAAGGAAGAGCCCCCGAAGCAATTGGTATCTTTTACAAGATGTTGGGGACCGGTTGTTCGCCAGATGAAGTTACTATTAGAACTTTAAGTTCATGTCTTTTGAAGTCTGGAATGCCTAGTGAAGCTGCCCGCATTAAGGAAGCTGTATTTAAGAGTCAAAACACAAATTCATATATGCAGCAGTCTCTTTATTAA
- the LOC127131807 gene encoding GEM-like protein 6, with product MFSEKAQQDSNSEISVRLGTNISETIKRKLSLGTRILQMGGVDKVFMKYFSVCDGERLLKVCHCYLSTTSGPLAGLLFISTEKVAFCSERSIKVFNKKGQMCRMRYKVSIPVKKIKSVRQSENVEKPRQKYINITTVDNFDFWLMGVSKYHKTYKYLEQATSQT from the exons atgttttcag AAAAAGCGCAGCAGGATAGTAATTCTGAGATTTCAGTGAGACTAGGGACAAACATATCTGAAACTATAAAAAGGAAGTTGAGCTTAGGGACAAGAATTCTTCAAATGGGTGGAGTGGACAAAGTGTTCATGAAGTATTTTAGT gtatgtgat GGAGAGAGGCTGTTGAAAGTTTGCCACTGTTATCTGTCGACCACATCTGGCCCTCTAGCTGGTCTCCTCTTCATCTCCACCGAAAAGGTTGCATTTTGCAGCGAGAGATCAATAAAAGTCTTTAATAAGAAAGGACAAATGTGTAGGATGCGCTATAAG GTTTCCATTCCAGTGAAGAAGATAAAGAGTGTGAGGCAAAGTGAAAATGTTGAGAAGCCAAGACAGAAGTACATAAATATAACTACAGTTGACAATTTTGATTTCTGGCTAATGGGCGTATCAAAATATCATAAGACTTACAAATATCTGGAACAGGCAACTTCTCAAACTTAG
- the LOC127128850 gene encoding uncharacterized GPI-anchored protein At1g61900 yields MGGYQDANYYRGSWCCRLILFVIWLPTFLHVTAQESHADHRRTTSLVELAKEPTSGDSGLFDPIEISPSVIPKVPFPTESVPPMYPIPYVPTRYEPVLTGKCPVNFSRPEISNILDKAAFDCFGPLASLVGNVVCCPQFSSLIHIFQGFFGMKSNNLVLSNAVADHCFSDIVSILASRGANNTIPTLCSIKSSNLTGGSCPVKNDSTFERTVNTSKLVEACRTVDPLKECCRPVCRPAIMDAALQISGRQMMINNDNMAGEMNHTDYLNDCKGVVYSYLSKQLSSEVANKAFRILSACKVNKVCPLTFKEPSDVIAVCKNVAAPSPTCCSSLNTYIAETQQKILITNKQAIICATQFGSMLRGGGVMTNVYELCDVDLKDFSIQALLAFGVQDAGCLLRSLPGDVIFDNSSGVSFTCDLSDNIAAPWPSSSSFTSLSFCAPEMSLPALPISQSLKNIGCNSAGVGFLLVIFTFFVSIVVLRF; encoded by the exons ATGGGCGGCTATCAGGATGCTAATTATTATAGAG GTTCTTGGTGCTGTCGGCTAATTTTATTTGTCATCTGGCTTCCTACTTTCTTACATGTGACAGCACAAGAATCACATGCCGACCATAGGCGAACCACTTCACTAGTTGAGTTAGCTAAGGAACCTACTTCTGGAGATTCTGGGCTCTTTGACCCCATAGAAATATCACCTTCCGTCATACCTAAAGTTCCATTTCCCACCGAGTCTGTCCCACCAATGTATCCTATTCCTTATGTCCCAACCAGATATGAACCAGTTTTAACTGGTAAGTGCCCTGTAAACTTTTCGCGACCAGAAATTTCAAATATCCTCGATAAAGCAGCATTTGATTGCTTTGGGCCTTTGGCATCCCTTGTAGGGAATGTCGTATGTTGTCCACAATTTAGTAGCTTAATCCACATCTTCCAGGGTTTCTTTGGCATGAAATCCAATAATCTGGTTTTGTCAAATGCAGTTGCTGATCATTGCTTCTCTGATATTGTTAGTATTCTAGCTAGCAGAGGGGCAAATAATACAATACCCACACTTTGTTCTATTAAATCATCTAATCTTACAGGCGGGTCATGCCCTGTGAAGAATGATTCTACTTTTGAAAGAACAGTAAACACAAGTAAATTAGTTGAGGCCTGTAGAACTGTTGATCCACTTAAAGAGTGTTGCAGACCTGTTTGTCGGCCTGCAATTATGGATGCAGCGCTTCAGATTTCTGGCCGACAAATGATGATAAATAATGACAATATGGCTGGGGAAATGAATCACACTGATTATCTAAATGATTGCAAAGGTGTTGTTTATTCTTATCTTTCCAAACAACTATCATCGGAGGTTGCAAATAAAGCATTCCGGATACTATCTGCCTGCAAAGTCAACAAAG TTTGTCCTTTGACTTTTAAGGAGCCTTCAGATGTAATTGCTGTATGTAAGAATGTAGCTGCTCCTAGTCCTACCTGCTGCAGTTCATTAAATACATATATTGCAGAGACACaacaaaaaatattaattacCAATAAACAAGCTATAATATGTGCAACACAATTTGGATCGATGTTACGTGGAGGTGGGGTGATGACAAATGTTTATGAGCTTTGTGATGTCGATTTGAAAGATTTCAGCATACAAG CTTTGCTAGCATTTGGAGTACAAG ATGCAGGATGTCTACTCCGAAGCTTGCCGGGAGATGTGATATTTGACAATTCATCTGGTGTTAGTTTTACATGTGATTTAAGTGACAATATTGCTGCACCATGGCCCTCATCATCTTCATTTACATCTCTATCATTCTGTGCACCTG AGATGTCATTACCAGCATTACCAATTTCACAGTCATTGAAAAACATTG